In the genome of Raphanus sativus cultivar WK10039 chromosome 9, ASM80110v3, whole genome shotgun sequence, the window TATACATTCGCCAAATAGAATAGAACGGAACAAATTTCaaattggagaagaagaagaatcatgaAGCAGAAGAGGGGATATGATTAGCGGAGAAGATGATTAAGTTGTCAGAGTTAATGAGAAGTAGAAACCATTACAGACGGtggaaaataagaagaaaaaataggaGTAGGTAAAGAGATGACGAGTGGTGGCGGTATGGAACGAAATGATAGAGGTGATGAAAAAAAGATGATGACGACAATGGTGGTGGCAACGAATGAAATAATAGATAACAGCGGTGGTGGTGATGTTGCAGATGAAAGTGGTTGAAGTGAAGCAAGAAGTGGAGTATTTAGAGATGAAGAGATGAATTGTAAATTGAGAAAGTACAAGAATATGTAGGGTGTGTGATATGAAGGGTTAGAAAACaattaatacataatatatGCACTATATTCTATCCATTATGTTGTTATGGTTATTTTCTAATCATAGTTTTAACGATTATTGATGTAAATGTAAATGTACTTaatgattttattatatatatatatattttttttttcttgttttgaaaatatgatgaaaatacaaaataatacgatacatttatttttaattataaatttaagcTAATTGGTaatgataatttaaatatattgttaaaataatttgtaacaaaatatatttaatacttaatattatatataatgttacaTCAAATTTAGTGTAATATATTCATAGAAAATCAAATTTGGTGGAATGTATCATCTTCTATGTGTCATTGAAGGAGATgaaattaaactaaatttagtatttaggttttttattatatttgattttagttATGTTTCACTCCACATACCctcataaaaacataatataactaattatatgtgttttttttttgtattccaAATAGTTAATCTCATGAGACATGCGTCAACATGCTTCGTTTTCTTGGCGGTTCTTTAAAGAAAAATGctataaaaaatactataactAAGTTTTGTTAATCTTTTCAATATTTAACTTTTTCGCTACCTAATTTAATACTCTAAccaaataatttattcattttaatacataaataaataatagaaaaactTTTGTTAGGTTATTTTATGCAATTTTCCCAAATAATAATTGTATATGGAAAAGAGtattacttaaataaaaataaaataaaaagagaggaAAGGGAGAGAAGAGAAGACAACAGCGCATAGGGAGAGGTTAGTATGGGCTCACAAACTTTTATGTATAGTttctgttcttttctttttcttttctaattattaaatatctattgtttcttaccaaactaatcacataatataataacatattaccgttataagaaaataaaatataatatatctttgCTTCTATATGTGTGTATGTCCCTTCATGTATATACACAGACAGAACATATGTTCTCTATTCAAACATTTGTTTCTCAGATAAAATCCTCTGAACACTGTCAAGAATACATATCCCCGAAAGAAAACTAAAAGCAAAAAGCCATGGAAGAAAATCAACAAGAAGCTTCGATGCCCCTAGTTCCCATAGACAGCTTCTCTTACAGTTGGCTAGTTAACTTTCCTTCTACAGAAGCTTCCATTGATGATTATCATCAAAATTACGAAGATTCTTCTTCGTCCTCCTTCATCGAAATGGATCCAAGATTGCCTCCTTCAAGAAGATTCTTCATCAACAAAGCCCATGAAAGTAGCTTTAAGTTCGATAACTTTGTCTCCTTCTCCGAAGAAGATCACTCTTTAGTTCATGCCGACGAGCTTATCCGCGACGGCTATGTCGTGCCTTATATATCAAAAGCCACGACAGCAGGTAGGGAGGAAGAATATAAGTCGTTGGATAcgaaaaaggagaagaagatcgagACACGTGACATTAAGAACAAGTCTCCTTCTAGAAAGTTGAGTGTGTCGAAATGGGTTTTGTTCAagtatcttgatttttttacgCCATTGTGTAAAAGATTAAGGAGATGTAGATCCGCTAGATCACCTGGAGATATTGGAAGCGACACGAGGATTCGTGTAACGACGTTGTCCAGAAGCAGAGTTTATTCTGATGAAACAACGTCGTCGCCAAGAATAAGTGTTGCAGATGATTATTACTGGAGAAGGTCTTGTGACTCAGAGAGCTCCATTTACGAAGCCGTTCTTCATTGCAAGAAATCTTTCGGTATGTTATAGATATCACTTGTTGTTTAATTTGATAGTTACTTTTGATCATGTTTTAGTTACTGTTTGTTAATTTTAACAGAAAAATGAAAGTGAAGAATCAATCCATGGAAAAGGAGCAGGTAGGAGTAGAGATGGAGAATATTAAGCTTGAATAAGCAAATTTAACTAGTACTTTACACATGGAGTGGAGAAAGAGCAACTTGTAATGTGTCTTTTTGTTGTTATTATCTCTCTTGAATTAAAGAGATTGATGTGATGATTCCATGTGAATGTGTCATCTCATGTGGATCAAGaa includes:
- the LOC108839179 gene encoding probable membrane-associated kinase regulator 6; protein product: MEENQQEASMPLVPIDSFSYSWLVNFPSTEASIDDYHQNYEDSSSSSFIEMDPRLPPSRRFFINKAHESSFKFDNFVSFSEEDHSLVHADELIRDGYVVPYISKATTAGREEEYKSLDTKKEKKIETRDIKNKSPSRKLSVSKWVLFKYLDFFTPLCKRLRRCRSARSPGDIGSDTRIRVTTLSRSRVYSDETTSSPRISVADDYYWRRSCDSESSIYEAVLHCKKSFEK